A region from the Burkholderiales bacterium genome encodes:
- a CDS encoding MmgE/PrpD family protein yields the protein MSATARVAAFIHETTLAALPPDAIPKAKKAIADTFAAILSGAKSEVTEPLERYVAASRAPGDVPILGTGTTASPETAALVNGTFGHALDYDDVLSMMPAHPSAVILAAALASLDGRRVSGRDFLEAYVIGIEIGGKIGLGMTVGHYHRGYHATGSLALFSGLAALLKIHRADVETSRIAFGIAASMASGLRRNFGTMTKPLHTGIAARSALTAWRLASCGFTAADDILEAKSGLYSTLGVAESDADLTAERLGRPFVICDPGLALKKFPCCYACHRAMDGLLALRAKLGFEAQDVEKIVCRMPPGGMQVLTYPRPTTGLESKFSLQYALAAGALDGGYAIATFTDEAVNRPEIAALYDRIDAREDASSRGDDPDFDKRSSGSRGFVQVEVKLRDGRSETIRVDKAPGSPARELSWDDLRVKFMDCAYKPGSDPDKTGSDPRQAFEALQRLEEIDDIDEIVDLLR from the coding sequence ATGTCCGCCACCGCACGCGTCGCCGCGTTCATCCACGAGACGACGCTCGCCGCACTACCTCCCGACGCAATTCCCAAGGCGAAGAAGGCGATCGCCGACACGTTTGCGGCGATCCTGTCCGGCGCGAAATCCGAAGTCACCGAACCGCTCGAGCGCTACGTCGCCGCGTCGCGCGCGCCGGGCGACGTTCCCATCCTCGGCACCGGGACGACCGCTTCGCCCGAAACCGCGGCGCTGGTCAACGGCACCTTCGGCCACGCCCTCGATTACGACGACGTGCTGTCGATGATGCCGGCGCATCCGTCGGCGGTGATCCTCGCCGCGGCGCTCGCGAGCCTCGACGGCAGGCGCGTCAGCGGCCGCGACTTCCTCGAAGCCTACGTCATCGGCATCGAAATCGGCGGCAAGATCGGCCTCGGCATGACCGTCGGCCACTACCACCGCGGCTACCACGCGACCGGCTCGCTCGCGCTCTTCTCCGGGCTGGCTGCCCTGCTGAAAATCCACCGCGCGGACGTCGAGACCTCGCGCATCGCTTTCGGCATCGCCGCGTCGATGGCGAGCGGCCTGCGCCGCAACTTCGGCACGATGACCAAGCCTCTGCACACCGGGATCGCCGCGCGCAGCGCGCTCACCGCATGGCGCCTCGCGTCGTGCGGCTTCACCGCCGCCGACGATATCCTCGAAGCCAAGTCCGGCCTCTATTCGACGCTCGGGGTCGCCGAGTCCGACGCCGATCTCACCGCCGAGCGCCTGGGCCGTCCGTTCGTCATCTGCGATCCGGGGCTCGCGCTGAAAAAATTTCCGTGCTGCTATGCGTGCCATCGCGCGATGGACGGGCTGCTGGCGCTGCGCGCCAAGCTCGGCTTCGAAGCGCAGGACGTCGAGAAGATCGTCTGCCGCATGCCGCCGGGCGGCATGCAGGTGCTCACCTATCCGCGCCCCACGACCGGGCTCGAAAGCAAGTTCAGCCTGCAGTACGCGCTCGCGGCCGGCGCGCTCGACGGCGGGTACGCCATCGCGACGTTCACCGACGAGGCGGTCAACCGTCCGGAGATCGCGGCCCTGTACGATCGCATCGACGCGCGCGAGGATGCTTCGTCGCGCGGCGACGATCCCGATTTCGACAAGAGGAGCTCGGGCAGCCGCGGCTTCGTGCAGGTCGAGGTGAAGCTGCGCGACGGCCGCAGCGAGACGATCCGCGTCGACAAGGCGCCGGGCTCGCCCGCACGCGAATTGTCGTGGGACGATCTGCGCGTGAAGTTCATGGATTGCGCGTACAAACCGGGGTCTGACCCCGATAAAACGGGGTCAGACCCCCGGCAAGCTTTTGAAGCACTGCAACGGCTGGAAGAGATCGACGACATCGACGAAATCGTCGACCTGCTGCGATAA
- a CDS encoding tetratricopeptide repeat protein yields the protein MLRNLLRGAFRRREPGAQERYDRAVRLEQQKRLTEAVRQYTAVLALGAESAAVHAQLANCYARLGRGAEAVPHYRRAAELDPRAGYVEHSVLGALNFVPDITPEAVFEAHRAWGERLMASVRPVLQHSRSNERIRVGYVSPDLRRHPVTYLFAPVLEHHDRARFEIYCYDPVGDGDAVTVRLKRASEHWREVAGRSDEAIAETVNDDRIDILVDLAGHTTHSRLRAFAMKPAPVQVSWLGYFNTTGLPTMDYFISDPHSSPEGQQRWFSESLWRLPHTRFPYEPPAFAPEVGRLPARARGGVTFGCFNNLSKVNDRVIALWARVLDAVPGSRVKIVAIGLHDEGNREYWRERFASRGIAPDRVELSPFLPHEALLAAYGEVDIALDPFPFAGGLTSLEALYMGVPVVTLEAPMLPGRQTISFLRNVGLETLVAADEEAYVAAAVQLADDLDALAALRASLRERMRASPLMDYAAFTRDLEKAYEQMLDVVPDPR from the coding sequence ATGCTCCGGAATCTGCTCCGCGGCGCGTTCCGGCGCCGCGAGCCCGGTGCGCAGGAGCGTTACGACCGCGCAGTCCGGCTGGAGCAGCAGAAGCGACTGACCGAAGCGGTCCGGCAATACACCGCCGTGCTCGCTCTCGGCGCCGAAAGCGCGGCGGTGCATGCGCAGCTTGCGAATTGCTACGCGCGCCTCGGGCGCGGCGCCGAGGCGGTCCCGCATTACCGTCGCGCGGCCGAGCTCGATCCGCGGGCGGGCTACGTCGAGCACAGCGTGCTCGGCGCGCTCAACTTCGTCCCGGACATCACGCCAGAGGCAGTGTTCGAAGCGCATCGGGCATGGGGAGAGCGGCTCATGGCGAGCGTGCGGCCCGTGTTGCAGCACAGCCGTTCGAACGAGCGCATACGCGTGGGCTACGTCTCGCCCGACCTGAGACGGCATCCGGTGACATATCTCTTCGCGCCGGTGCTGGAGCACCACGACCGCGCGCGCTTCGAGATCTACTGCTACGACCCGGTGGGCGATGGGGACGCGGTGACCGTGCGGCTCAAGCGCGCGAGCGAGCACTGGCGTGAGGTCGCCGGGCGATCGGACGAGGCGATCGCGGAGACTGTGAACGACGACCGTATCGACATCCTCGTCGACCTGGCAGGCCATACCACGCACTCACGGTTGCGCGCGTTCGCGATGAAGCCGGCGCCGGTGCAGGTGAGCTGGCTCGGCTATTTCAATACGACAGGGCTGCCGACGATGGATTACTTCATCAGCGATCCGCACTCGTCGCCCGAAGGGCAGCAGCGGTGGTTCAGCGAGAGTCTGTGGCGGCTGCCGCACACGCGCTTTCCGTACGAGCCGCCCGCGTTCGCGCCCGAGGTCGGGCGGCTTCCGGCGCGCGCCAGGGGCGGCGTCACGTTCGGCTGCTTCAACAACCTCTCGAAAGTGAACGATCGCGTCATCGCGCTGTGGGCGCGCGTGCTCGACGCGGTGCCGGGAAGCCGTGTGAAGATCGTCGCGATCGGCCTGCACGACGAGGGTAATCGCGAATACTGGCGCGAGCGATTCGCGAGTCGCGGCATCGCGCCGGACCGTGTCGAGCTCTCGCCGTTCCTGCCGCACGAGGCGCTGCTCGCCGCGTACGGCGAGGTCGACATCGCGCTCGACCCGTTTCCGTTCGCGGGCGGGCTGACGAGCCTCGAAGCGCTCTACATGGGCGTGCCGGTGGTCACGCTGGAGGCGCCGATGCTGCCGGGCCGTCAGACGATCTCGTTCCTGCGCAATGTGGGGCTGGAGACGCTCGTCGCGGCGGACGAGGAGGCGTACGTCGCCGCGGCAGTGCAGCTTGCAGACGATCTCGACGCGCTCGCCGCGCTGCGTGCCTCGCTGCGCGAGCGGATGCGCGCGTCGCCGCTGATGGATTACGCCGCCTTCACGCGCGACTTAGAGAAAGCGTACGAGCAGATGCTGGACGTCGTTCCCGACCCGCGATAG
- a CDS encoding tripartite tricarboxylate transporter substrate binding protein has protein sequence MKRVTTAVAAALGCAATLAAAQSPSTGSGQAFPTHPIRFVITYPPGGTTDFVGRPVAQKISEILGQPVVVDNRGGAGGVLATMIVAQAPSDGYTLLLGTSSGMVINPLLQAKLPYDAFRDFSPISRTNVNPQALVATPSLPANNVKELIAYARANPGKLNVASSGIGTPNHLGGEMLKYMAKIDIVHVAYKGGGPAMNDLIAGNVQLQFSSIPTVLGHWKNGRVKMLAIGSGKRSPALPDVPTIAEAGVPGYEYTTWYGLFGPKGMRKEIVTQLNGAVAKALAAPDVHQRLMGAGAEPSPSSPEELTRYMREESGRWAKVIKAANIRLD, from the coding sequence ATGAAACGCGTCACCACGGCCGTTGCGGCCGCGCTCGGCTGCGCCGCGACGCTCGCGGCGGCCCAGAGCCCTTCGACAGGCTCAGGACAGGCTTTCCCGACTCACCCGATCCGCTTCGTCATCACCTACCCGCCGGGCGGGACCACCGACTTCGTCGGGCGCCCGGTGGCGCAGAAGATCTCCGAGATACTCGGGCAGCCGGTGGTCGTCGACAACCGCGGCGGCGCGGGCGGGGTGCTCGCGACGATGATCGTCGCGCAGGCGCCGTCGGACGGATACACGCTGCTGCTCGGCACGTCCTCGGGGATGGTCATCAACCCGCTGCTGCAAGCCAAGCTCCCCTACGACGCGTTTCGCGATTTCTCGCCGATCAGCCGCACCAACGTCAATCCGCAGGCGCTCGTCGCCACGCCGTCGCTGCCGGCGAACAACGTGAAGGAGCTGATCGCCTACGCGCGCGCCAATCCCGGCAAGCTCAACGTCGCCTCCAGCGGCATCGGCACGCCCAACCATCTCGGCGGCGAGATGCTCAAGTACATGGCGAAGATCGACATCGTGCACGTCGCGTACAAAGGCGGCGGTCCCGCGATGAACGATCTGATCGCCGGCAACGTGCAGCTGCAGTTCTCGAGCATCCCGACGGTGCTCGGCCACTGGAAGAACGGCCGCGTGAAGATGCTCGCGATCGGCAGCGGCAAGCGCTCGCCCGCGCTGCCCGACGTGCCGACGATCGCCGAAGCGGGCGTCCCCGGCTACGAATACACCACGTGGTACGGCCTCTTCGGCCCGAAAGGCATGAGGAAGGAGATCGTGACGCAGTTGAACGGCGCGGTCGCCAAAGCGCTCGCCGCGCCCGACGTGCATCAGCGCCTGATGGGCGCCGGCGCCGAGCCGTCGCCATCTTCGCCCGAAGAGCTCACGCGCTACATGCGCGAAGAGTCGGGGCGCTGGGCGAAGGTGATCAAGGCGGCGAACATACGACTCGACTGA